In a genomic window of Methanoregula sp. UBA64:
- a CDS encoding DUF4870 domain-containing protein: MDLSISDVCPNCGKKAGAAGTSHAGDSAIAQGDTATFGLDENIASAACYVLGWLTGIIFLLVEKENKTVRFNAMQSLLTFLPLSLIIWIVGAIVEMMTIGAGYYAAAGTRATFGIITTLIWIIMLILWVVLIYKAYKGEKFLVPIVGKVAARQLE, from the coding sequence ATGGATTTATCCATCTCGGATGTCTGTCCGAATTGTGGTAAAAAAGCCGGCGCTGCGGGAACTTCTCATGCAGGTGATTCTGCGATAGCACAAGGTGATACCGCAACCTTTGGTCTTGATGAAAATATTGCATCAGCTGCATGTTATGTACTTGGATGGTTAACAGGGATAATTTTCCTCCTTGTGGAAAAAGAGAATAAAACTGTACGATTCAATGCCATGCAGTCCCTTTTGACATTTCTGCCACTATCACTTATCATTTGGATAGTTGGTGCTATTGTTGAAATGATGACAATTGGTGCTGGTTATTATGCAGCTGCTGGAACACGTGCCACTTTTGGTATAATTACTACGTTAATTTGGATTATTATGTTAATTTTATGGGTGGTGTTGATTTATAAAGCATATAAGGGAGAAAAATTTCTTGTTCCGATTGTTGGAAAAGTCGCCGCTCGTCAGTTAGAATAA
- a CDS encoding DUF4013 domain-containing protein translates to MDYGKVLGEAFGYAKDGLVGNLIKWILLIVLEILPAIPIIAWALVFAGSLMSGATPDFMSLMGGFVVALIIAVLLGAIYEGYMLKILRGDKPLPEITELGKLFVDGIKYLVIEIVYVIPVIIVLVAVALAATLAIIKKGLLSTQNMTTVASTQNIAQNISTSIIGPVLVGVLIAVILAIILCFIATIGVIRFARTGKMGEAFNFGEIFSTIGKIGTGSYILALIIIVVIFGVIYSVLGLIPIVGPIIEIIISPFLMVFAARYICQLYDSADTA, encoded by the coding sequence ATGGATTACGGAAAAGTACTTGGCGAAGCCTTCGGCTACGCAAAGGATGGCCTTGTCGGAAACCTGATAAAGTGGATTCTCTTAATCGTCCTTGAGATCCTACCGGCAATACCGATCATTGCATGGGCGCTCGTGTTCGCCGGCTCGCTGATGAGCGGCGCGACCCCCGACTTCATGTCGCTTATGGGTGGGTTTGTCGTTGCACTCATCATCGCGGTTCTGCTCGGAGCCATCTATGAAGGATATATGCTTAAGATCCTCCGGGGTGACAAACCGCTGCCAGAGATCACGGAACTCGGCAAACTCTTTGTTGACGGTATCAAGTACCTGGTCATCGAGATCGTCTATGTAATTCCGGTAATCATCGTTTTAGTGGCAGTAGCATTAGCCGCAACCTTGGCAATCATTAAAAAGGGACTTTTATCAACCCAAAATATGACCACGGTTGCATCAACCCAGAATATAGCTCAAAATATATCTACATCGATTATTGGCCCTGTACTTGTTGGGGTGCTTATTGCGGTAATTCTTGCAATTATTTTATGTTTTATTGCCACCATTGGTGTGATCCGCTTTGCGCGTACCGGAAAAATGGGGGAGGCATTTAACTTTGGAGAAATTTTTTCCACCATCGGCAAGATCGGAACAGGTAGTTATATACTCGCACTTATTATAATTGTAGTGATTTTCGGAGTAATCTACTCAGTTCTCGGACTGATCCCCATAGTCGGACCAATTATTGAGATCATAATCAGTCCCTTCCTCATGGTCTTTGCAGCACGGTACATCTGCCAGCTCTACGACAGCGCCGATACTGCATAA
- the purH gene encoding bifunctional phosphoribosylaminoimidazolecarboxamide formyltransferase/IMP cyclohydrolase: MKWALLSVWDKTGIVELAQAMVKNKFSLMSSGGTGKALEQAKIPFTEVSNYTGFPEMMDGRVKTLHPKVHGGLLGRRQIDDAVMAKYGINRIDLLVVNLYPFEKMSGQSLPLDKLIEYVDVGGPAMIRAAAKNFKDVAVVVDPADYPMVTKTVEGAGFTEEQRLNLAKKAFARTAAYDAAISNHLQSLNAAFPPTLSLQYSHGRMLRYGENPHQQAAVYGTSGIAGAEPLQGKQMSYNNYLDVNAGTALLREFEDPAAVIVKHNNPCGVSIGSDILDAYLTAREVDPVSAYGSVVSLNREVDKKLAEAIDSTFVEVIVAPSFTRDALETMKKKENMRVLVLPERVNADEVRAIDGGILVQRTPAYQENWQVITDRDPTTDEMAALKLAWKVCKHTKSNTIIFADQKRTLGIGAGQMSRVDSAKIAIEKACAPLAGSAVASDAFLPFPDTLEVAAKAGATALVQPGGSIRDKEVIEAANKLNMAMVFTGVRYFRH, encoded by the coding sequence ATGAAATGGGCGCTTCTTTCGGTATGGGATAAGACCGGGATCGTGGAACTGGCACAGGCTATGGTGAAAAACAAGTTTTCCCTTATGAGTTCCGGCGGTACCGGCAAAGCGCTGGAACAGGCAAAGATCCCGTTCACGGAGGTCTCGAATTATACCGGCTTTCCCGAGATGATGGACGGCCGGGTAAAGACGCTCCACCCCAAGGTTCACGGCGGCCTTCTGGGCCGGCGCCAGATCGACGATGCAGTGATGGCGAAGTACGGCATCAACCGGATCGATCTTTTAGTGGTCAACCTGTACCCGTTCGAGAAGATGTCGGGACAGTCCCTTCCCCTCGACAAGCTCATCGAGTATGTCGATGTGGGCGGGCCGGCCATGATCCGGGCGGCGGCAAAGAACTTCAAAGACGTTGCCGTTGTCGTTGACCCGGCGGATTACCCGATGGTCACCAAAACCGTTGAAGGCGCCGGGTTTACCGAAGAGCAGCGGTTGAACCTTGCGAAAAAGGCATTTGCCCGGACCGCTGCATACGATGCTGCGATCAGCAACCACCTCCAGTCCCTCAATGCAGCGTTCCCCCCGACCCTCTCCCTCCAGTATTCCCACGGCAGGATGCTCCGGTACGGAGAGAACCCCCACCAGCAGGCCGCGGTCTACGGTACTTCGGGTATTGCCGGTGCCGAACCGCTCCAGGGAAAGCAGATGTCGTATAACAATTACCTCGACGTCAACGCGGGGACCGCCCTCCTCCGCGAGTTTGAGGACCCGGCAGCAGTCATCGTAAAGCACAACAACCCCTGCGGGGTCTCGATCGGATCCGACATCCTCGACGCCTACCTGACCGCCCGGGAGGTAGACCCGGTCTCTGCCTACGGCTCGGTAGTCTCGCTCAACCGCGAAGTTGACAAGAAACTTGCAGAGGCCATCGACTCCACCTTTGTCGAAGTGATAGTCGCCCCGTCGTTTACCAGGGATGCCCTCGAAACAATGAAGAAGAAAGAGAACATGCGGGTGCTTGTCCTGCCAGAACGCGTCAATGCTGACGAAGTCCGGGCAATCGATGGCGGCATTCTCGTCCAGCGGACACCGGCCTACCAAGAGAACTGGCAGGTGATCACCGACCGCGACCCGACTACCGACGAGATGGCCGCACTTAAGCTTGCCTGGAAGGTCTGCAAGCACACGAAAAGCAACACCATCATCTTTGCCGACCAGAAGCGCACGCTCGGGATCGGCGCCGGGCAGATGAGCCGGGTAGACTCGGCAAAGATCGCAATCGAGAAGGCCTGCGCACCGCTCGCCGGATCCGCAGTAGCCTCCGATGCATTTCTTCCCTTCCCGGACACGCTCGAAGTTGCGGCAAAGGCCGGGGCAACGGCCCTTGTCCAGCCCGGCGGCTCCATCCGTGACAAGGAAGTCATCGAAGCGGCAAACAAGCTCAACATGGCGATGGTCTTTACCGGTGTACGGTACTTCCGGCACTGA
- a CDS encoding nucleotide exchange factor GrpE, translating to MEDHDTTPVPDTKANEPEQSAASQTPERDELAEQKRLLADANERYLRLAADFDNYRKRVTRDQESLVHHANERFAVDVLEIADNLERALKADDEHLRTGVEHIRSLFADILARHGISQIDAVKKTFDPGEHEAIAHVPSPEKEGMVVDVVSPGYRMHKKVIRYAKVAVSKGTPDNQKEHCESTKKED from the coding sequence ATGGAAGATCACGATACCACCCCTGTGCCGGATACCAAGGCAAATGAGCCGGAGCAATCCGCAGCCAGCCAGACTCCTGAACGCGATGAACTCGCGGAACAAAAGAGACTGCTGGCAGACGCAAACGAGCGGTACCTCCGGCTTGCCGCGGATTTCGACAACTACCGGAAGAGGGTTACCCGGGACCAGGAATCCCTGGTGCACCACGCAAACGAACGTTTTGCGGTCGATGTGCTGGAGATTGCCGACAACCTGGAGCGAGCCCTCAAGGCGGACGACGAACATCTCCGCACCGGTGTCGAACACATCCGCAGCCTGTTTGCCGATATCCTTGCACGGCACGGTATCTCCCAGATTGACGCAGTGAAAAAAACCTTTGACCCCGGCGAACACGAAGCGATCGCCCATGTCCCCTCCCCGGAAAAGGAAGGGATGGTCGTGGATGTCGTATCACCGGGGTACCGGATGCACAAGAAAGTGATCCGGTATGCAAAAGTCGCAGTATCGAAGGGAACACCAGACAACCAGAAAGAACATTGTGAATCAACCAAAAAGGAGGACTGA
- the dnaK gene encoding molecular chaperone DnaK → MANEKILGIDLGTTFSCMSIMEAGKPIVIPNSEGGRTTASVVAFTKEGERLVGSLAKRQAITNPQRTIQSIKRKMGTTEKVKIGDKEYTPQEISAMILQKLKTDAEAYLGEKIAKAVITVPAYFNDAQRQATKDAGKIAGLEVLRIINEPTASALAYGIDKEADVTVLVYDLGGGTFDVSILTLGDGVFEVKSTAGNNHLGGDDFDKRITDYLVEEFKKKEGIDLKNDIYAMQRLRDASENAKIELSQRQTTNINLPYITTDSTGPKFLNIDLSRAKLEQLIGDLIESTVGPVNQALSDAKLTAKDIDHVLLVGGSTRIPLVVETVKKLLGKEPDKGLNPDECVALGAAIQGAVLTGETKDIVLLDVTPLTLGIETLGGIATKLIERNTTIPTRKSQIFSTAADGQTSVEIHVVQGERALAKDNFTLGKFQLTGIPPAPRGIPQIEVTFDIDSNGIIHVSAKDLGSGNEQAISIKGDKKLSDEEIKKMMDAAKQFEADDKKKRDEIEVRNQADTAVFTAEKMLKENGEKLEADDKKKIEDGVAEVRKVLAGENIDEIKKAMETLTEAVYAATTKIYQKMQAENAAKQQGAAEGAAGAGPHQQQAEPDQKQDDNVVNADYKVKDE, encoded by the coding sequence ATGGCAAACGAGAAGATTTTAGGGATCGACCTTGGGACCACCTTCTCCTGCATGTCGATCATGGAGGCGGGCAAGCCCATCGTCATCCCCAACAGCGAAGGCGGACGGACAACCGCATCGGTCGTTGCATTCACCAAGGAAGGCGAGCGCCTCGTGGGAAGCCTCGCGAAGCGCCAGGCAATCACCAACCCCCAGCGCACGATCCAGTCCATCAAGCGCAAGATGGGGACAACGGAAAAGGTAAAGATCGGCGACAAGGAGTACACGCCGCAGGAGATCTCGGCGATGATCCTCCAGAAGCTCAAGACCGATGCCGAGGCCTACCTGGGCGAGAAGATTGCAAAGGCCGTTATCACGGTCCCGGCCTATTTCAACGACGCCCAGAGGCAGGCAACCAAGGATGCAGGAAAGATCGCCGGCCTTGAAGTCCTGCGTATCATCAACGAGCCCACGGCAAGCGCCCTTGCGTACGGCATCGATAAGGAAGCAGATGTCACCGTCCTTGTCTACGATCTCGGCGGCGGGACGTTCGATGTCTCGATCCTGACTCTCGGCGACGGCGTCTTTGAGGTCAAGTCTACCGCAGGGAATAACCACCTTGGCGGCGACGACTTCGATAAGAGGATCACCGATTACCTTGTCGAGGAGTTCAAGAAGAAAGAGGGCATCGATCTCAAGAACGATATCTATGCCATGCAGCGCCTGCGCGATGCATCGGAGAACGCGAAGATCGAGCTCTCCCAGCGCCAGACCACGAACATCAACCTGCCCTACATCACCACGGACTCGACCGGCCCGAAATTCCTCAATATCGACCTCTCCCGTGCCAAGCTCGAACAGCTGATCGGCGACCTGATCGAATCCACGGTCGGCCCGGTCAACCAGGCATTGAGCGACGCGAAATTGACGGCCAAAGACATCGACCATGTGCTGCTGGTCGGCGGGTCGACCCGTATCCCGCTCGTTGTGGAGACGGTAAAGAAGCTCCTCGGAAAAGAGCCGGACAAGGGCCTCAACCCGGACGAGTGCGTTGCCCTTGGTGCAGCCATCCAGGGCGCCGTGCTGACCGGTGAGACCAAGGATATCGTGCTCCTTGACGTGACGCCGCTTACGCTCGGTATCGAGACGCTCGGTGGGATTGCAACCAAACTCATCGAGAGAAACACCACGATCCCGACACGGAAGAGCCAGATCTTCTCGACTGCCGCAGACGGGCAGACCAGTGTCGAGATTCATGTCGTTCAGGGCGAGCGTGCGCTTGCAAAGGACAACTTCACGCTCGGCAAGTTCCAGCTGACCGGTATCCCCCCGGCGCCCCGGGGCATCCCGCAGATCGAAGTGACCTTCGATATCGATTCGAACGGGATCATCCACGTCTCTGCAAAGGATCTCGGGAGCGGCAACGAGCAGGCGATCTCCATCAAAGGCGACAAGAAGCTCTCCGATGAAGAGATCAAGAAGATGATGGATGCCGCAAAGCAGTTCGAGGCCGACGACAAGAAGAAGCGGGACGAGATCGAGGTCAGGAACCAGGCCGACACCGCGGTCTTTACTGCGGAAAAGATGCTCAAAGAGAACGGCGAGAAGCTCGAAGCGGACGACAAGAAGAAGATCGAGGACGGCGTTGCCGAGGTCAGGAAGGTTCTTGCCGGCGAGAATATCGATGAGATCAAGAAGGCTATGGAGACCCTGACCGAAGCGGTGTACGCGGCCACTACGAAGATCTACCAGAAGATGCAGGCCGAGAACGCCGCAAAGCAGCAGGGAGCGGCCGAGGGTGCAGCCGGCGCCGGGCCCCACCAGCAGCAGGCAGAGCCGGACCAGAAACAGGACGACAACGTAGTCAACGCAGATTACAAAGTCAAAGACGAGTGA